The proteins below are encoded in one region of Helianthus annuus cultivar XRQ/B chromosome 2, HanXRQr2.0-SUNRISE, whole genome shotgun sequence:
- the LOC110867891 gene encoding 5-amino-6-(5-phospho-D-ribitylamino)uracil phosphatase, chloroplastic — MIESVGAISLLGYSPILGHCLKDCSFNRVAMSPNRLNRVWSNRTRAMELTKEVYNFKEEDRFSKGFDYESDSVVDRKPGLWPPNNKADNPSLHNPLLRQERMGCGWLGAVFEWEGVIVEDNPDHEKQAWLALAQEEGKSPPPSFMLRRIEGMKNEQAISEVLCWSRDPSQLKRMSLRKEQIYQALQGGVYRFRDGSKEFINVLTRYNIPMALVSTRPRKNLEEAIGSIGINGVFNVVVTAEDVYRGKPDPEMFAYAAQLLQFIPERCIVFGNSNLTIEAAHEARMKCVAVASKHPVYELSAADLVVRWLDELSIVDLKNLADVESSEFGAEPEVEMELEVEDDAYASSRVAIDDHDDFW; from the coding sequence ATGATTGAATCAGTTGGTGCAATTTCCCTTTTAGGGTATAGTCCAATTTTAGGTCATTGTTTGAAAGATTGTTCCTTTAACCGAGTTGCAATGAGCCCGAATCGATTGAATCGGGTTTGGTCAAACAGAACCCGGGCGATGGAGTTGACTAAGGAGGTGTATAATTTTAAGGAAGAAGATAGGTTTTCTAAGGGTTTTGATTATGAAAGTGATAGTGTTGTGGACCGAAAGCCCGGGTTGTGGCCGCCTAACAACAAAGCGGATAACCCGTCGTTGCATAACCCGTTGTTACGACAAGAACGGATGGGGTGCGGTTGGTTAGGTGCGGTTTTCGAGTGGGAAGGTGTTATAGTCGAAGATAATCCCGATCACGAGAAGCAAGCGTGGCTCGCGCTTGCTCAAGAAGAAGGCAAGTCTCCGCCTCCGTCTTTTATGCTGAGGAGGATTGAGGGGATGAAAAACGAGCAGGCAATTTCGGAAGTTCTTTGTTGGTCAAGAGACCCGAGTCAACTCAAGCGGATGTCGTTAAGGAAAGAACAGATCTATCAAGCGTTACAAGGCGGGGTGTACAGGTTTCGTGACGGGTCAAAAGAGTTCATAAACGTTTTGACTCGTTACAATATCCCGATGGCTTTAGTCTCGACACGACCAAGAAAAAATCTTGAAGAAGCTATTGGGTCGATCGGGATAAACGGGGTTTTTAACGTGGTTGTGACGGCAGAAGACGTTTATAGAGGGAAACCGGACCCTGAAATGTTTGCGTATGCAGCGCAGTTGTTGCAGTTTATACCCGAGAGGTGTATTGTGTTTGGTAACTCGAATTTAACAATCGAGGCTGCTCACGAGGCTAGAATGAAGTGTGTGGCGGTGGCTAGTAAGCATCCAGTTTACGAGCTGAGTGCGGCTGATCTGGTTGTGAGGTGGCTCGATGAGCTTTCGATTGTTGATTTGAAGAATCTTGCTGATGTTGAATCTTCGGAGTTTGGAGCGGAACCCGAGGTGGAGATGGAGTTGGAGGTAGAAGATGACGCGTACGCTTCTTCACGGGTCGCTATTGATGATCATGATGATTTCTGGTAA
- the LOC110867889 gene encoding probable glutathione peroxidase 8, whose amino-acid sequence MANQPESIYDLTVKDANGVNVDLSIYKGKVLLVVNVASKCGLTNSNYSELNQLYAKYKAQGLEILAFPCNQFGDEEPGSNKQILEFVCTRFKSEFPVFDKIEVNGENAAPIYKFLKSGKRGIFGDDIQWNFAKFLVGRDGQAVGRYYPTTSPLTIERDVQKLVE is encoded by the exons ATGGCAAACCAACCTGAATCCATCTATGATCTTACAGTCAAG GATGCTAATGGAGTCAATGTTGACCTTAGCATCTACAAAGGAAAAGTTTTACTTGTAGTCAATGTTGCCTCCAAATG CGGGTTGACGAATTCGAATTACTCCGAGTTGAATCAACTCTATGCAAAATACAAAGCTCAAG GTTTGGAAATCTTGGCATTTCCGTGTAATCAATTTGGGGATGAGGAGCCCGGGAGTAACAAGCAGATTTTAGAGTTTGTTTGTACTCGATTCAAATCCGAATTCCCTGTTTTCGACAAG ATTGAAGTGAATGGCGAAAACGCTGCACCAATATACAAGTTCTTGAAGTCGGGAAAAAGAGGTATCTTCGGGGACGACATTCAATGGAactttgcaaaatttttggttgGTAGAGACGGGCAGGCTGTTGGACGTTATTACCCGACAACTTCACCTCTCACAATCGAG AGAGATGTGCAGAAACTTGTGGAATAG